The bacterium genome has a segment encoding these proteins:
- a CDS encoding 2-C-methyl-D-erythritol 2,4-cyclodiphosphate synthase → MGGVPKLFLPLGGKPLILHTLRPFLQNPHIKEIVVAVRENDLEKAKDILEGLPVKVILGGKERQETVRFALEAIDESVELLAIHDGARPFLSPLLLQACLEAGEKFGAVVPALPIYDTIKKGHDWVEETISREGLYTIQTPQVFRAELIREAHKRAYEEGYLATDDASLVERMGVKVRMIKGEKTNIKITDPEDLETAEKLIGEWEYRSGVGVDFHRLVEGRRLFLGGIEIDYNKGLLGHSDGDVLLHAIADAILGAVGIGDIGVYFPPGEEKWRDVRSVIILEEVVRMAREKGWEVENVDCVLLAEEPKIFPYREEIVKRIAECMKIEKERVNIKATTTEGMGFLGRGEGMCAICNVLCRRALK, encoded by the coding sequence TCCTTCCTCTTGGTGGCAAACCGCTCATTCTTCATACCCTTCGTCCGTTTTTGCAAAATCCGCACATTAAAGAGATAGTCGTCGCGGTTAGAGAGAATGATTTAGAGAAGGCTAAGGATATATTGGAAGGGCTTCCGGTAAAGGTTATTTTGGGTGGGAAAGAGAGGCAGGAAACCGTAAGGTTTGCCTTGGAGGCAATTGATGAGAGTGTGGAGCTACTGGCTATCCACGATGGAGCGAGACCATTCCTCTCGCCCCTATTGCTTCAAGCTTGTCTTGAGGCGGGAGAGAAATTCGGTGCGGTCGTCCCCGCCCTCCCCATCTACGACACGATTAAAAAGGGACACGATTGGGTGGAAGAAACGATTTCAAGAGAAGGGCTATACACAATCCAAACCCCTCAAGTATTCAGAGCGGAATTGATAAGGGAAGCACATAAAAGAGCGTATGAGGAGGGATATCTTGCCACGGATGACGCTTCTCTCGTTGAGAGAATGGGAGTAAAGGTGAGAATGATAAAGGGGGAGAAAACGAACATAAAGATAACGGACCCTGAGGATTTGGAGACAGCGGAGAAACTTATAGGGGAGTGGGAATATAGAAGTGGAGTTGGCGTGGATTTTCATAGGTTAGTTGAGGGGAGAAGGTTGTTTTTGGGTGGGATTGAAATAGATTACAATAAAGGGCTTTTGGGGCATTCAGATGGGGATGTTCTCCTTCATGCAATAGCGGATGCGATTTTGGGAGCGGTTGGAATCGGCGATATAGGGGTTTATTTCCCGCCGGGAGAGGAGAAGTGGAGGGATGTGAGGAGCGTGATAATTTTGGAAGAGGTTGTGAGGATGGCGAGGGAGAAGGGGTGGGAGGTTGAGAATGTTGATTGCGTGCTTCTTGCTGAGGAGCCGAAAATCTTCCCTTATAGAGAGGAGATTGTGAAGAGGATAGCGGAATGTATGAAGATAGAAAAGGAGAGAGTCAACATCAAAGCGACTACTACTGAGGGGATGGGATTTTTGGGGCGAGGTGAGGGGATGTGCGCCATCTGTAATGTCTTATGTAGGCGTGCTCTTAAATAA